From the Bubalus kerabau isolate K-KA32 ecotype Philippines breed swamp buffalo chromosome 2, PCC_UOA_SB_1v2, whole genome shotgun sequence genome, one window contains:
- the LOC129644262 gene encoding keratin-associated protein 10-1-like, which produces MAASTLSVCSNDLSYDCPESYCEPPCCAPSCCAPAPRLTLLCAPVSCECSPCCQPACSSSCPASCCQQSSCQPACCTSSPCQQACYEPVCCRPVCCTPVCCTPVCCTPVCYEASPCSTSSCCQQSSCQPSCCTSSPCQQACCEPICCTPVCCTPVCCEASPCCRPSSFSVSLLCRPVCIPASSCQPSRCRPASSVSLLCRPVCRPACCVPTSSCQSSCCLPASSVSLLCRPACPRPTCCIPASAPEPCC; this is translated from the coding sequence ATGGCTGCCTCCACCCTGTCCGTCTGCTCCAACGACTTGAGCTATGACTGTCCAGAGAGCTACTGCGAGCCCCCCTGCTGTGCCCCCAGCTGCTGCGCCCCGGCCCCCCGCCTGACCCTCCTCTGTGCCCCAGTGAGCTGCGAGTGCAGCCCCTGCTGCCAGCCAGCCTGCAGCAGCTCCTGCCCAGCCTCGTGCTGCCAGCAGTCTAGCTGCCAGCCCGCCTGCTGCACCTCCTCCCCTTGCCAGCAGGCCTGCTATGAGCCCGTCTGCTGCAGGCCTGTCTGCTGTACACCTGTCTGCTGCACACCTGTCTGTTGCACACCTGTGTGCTATGAAGCCTCCCCCTGTTCTACCTCCTCATGTTGCCAGCAGTCCAGCTGCCAGCCCTCCTGCTGCACCTCCTCCCCCTGCCAGCAGGCCTGCTGTGAGCCCATCTGCTGCACACCTGTCTGCTGCACACCTGTCTGCTGTGAGGCCTCCCCCTGCTGCAGACCCTCCTCCTTCTCTGTGTCCCTCCTCTGCCGCCCCGTGTGCatccctgcctcctcctgccaGCCCAGCCGCTGCCGCCCAGCGTCCTCCGTGTCCCTCCTCTGCAGGCCCGTGTGCCGCCCCGCCTGCTGCGTGCCCACCTCTTCCTGCCAGTCCAgctgctgcctccctgcctcctctgtgTCCCTGCTCTGCCGGCCCGCGTGCCCCCGCCCCACCTGCTGCATCCCCGCCTCAGCCCCAGAGCCCTGCTGCTGA
- the LOC129644260 gene encoding keratin-associated protein 10-12-like, whose protein sequence is MASSALSVCSSDLSYSSRVCLPGSCDSRTGSSWQVDDCPESCCEPPCCAPSCCAPAPRLTLLCAPVSCESRPCCQPACSSSCLASSCQQSSCQPSCCTSSPCQQACCEPVCCTLVCCRPVCCTPVCCEASLCSTSSCCQQSSCQPSCCTSSPCQQACCEPVYCTPVCCTPVCCTPVCCRPVCCEASPCSAPSPCCRPSSSVSLLCRPVCRPACCVPTSSCQPSCCRPASSVSLLCRPTCSRPACCIPASAPEPCC, encoded by the coding sequence ATGGCTTCCTCTGCCCTGTCTGTCTGCTCCAGTGACCTGAGCTACAGCAGCCGGGTCTGCCTGCCCGGGTCCTGTGACTCCCGCACCGGCTCCTCCTGGCAGGTGGACGACTGTCCAGAGAGCTGCTGCGAGCCCCCCTGCTGTGCCCCCAGCTGCTGCGCCCCGGCCCCCCGCCTGACCCTCCTCTGCGCCCCAGTGAGCTGCGAGTCCCGCCCCTGCTGCCAGCCAGCCTGCAGCAGCTCCTGCCTGGCCTCGTCCTGCCAGCAGTCTAGCTGCCAGCCCTCCTGCTGCACCTCCTCCCCCTGCCAGCAGGCCTGCTGTGAGCCCGTCTGCTGCACACTTGTCTGCTGCAGGCCCGTCTGCTGCACACCTGTCTGCTGTGAGGCCTCCCTCTGTTCTACCTCCTCATGTTGCCAGCAGTCTAGCTGCCAGCCCTCCTGCTGCACCTCCTCCCCCTGCCAGCAGGCCTGCTGTGAGCCCGTCTACTGCACCCCTGTCTGCTGCACCCCTGTCTGCTGCACCCCTGTCTGCTGCAGGCCTGTCTGCTGTGAGGCCTCCCCCTGCTCAGCCCCCTCCCCCTGCTGCAGACCCTCCTCCTCCGTGTCCCTCCTCTGCCGCCCCGTGTGCCGCCCTGCCTGTTGCGTGCCCACCTCCTCCTGCCAGCCCAGCTGTTGCCGCCCAGCGTCCTCCGTGTCCCTCCTCTGCCGGCCCACGTGCTCCCGCCCAGCCTGCTGCATCCCCGCCTCAGCCCCGGAGCCCTGCTGCTGA
- the LOC129642917 gene encoding keratin-associated protein 12-1-like produces MCHTSCSSGCQAACVPSPCQPSCLPVSCRPAVCVTPSCRSTVCLPVSCRPAVYVPVSFKPAVCLPVSCRPAVLVAPSCQSSGCYQPSRPTLVCRPISCSTPSCL; encoded by the coding sequence ATGTGCCACACCAGCTGCTCCTCAGGCTGCCAGGCTGCCTGTGTGCCCAGCCCCTGCCAGCCGTCCTGTCTGCCCGTGAGCTGCAGGCCAGCCGTGTGTGTGACTCCCTCCTGCCGGTCCACTGTGTGCCTGCCCGTGAGCTGCAGGCCGGCTGTGTATGTGCCtgtgagttttaagccggctgtGTGTCTGCCTGTGAGCTGCAGGCCGGCAGTGTTGGTGGCCCCCTCCTGCCAGTCCTCCGGGTGCTACCAGCCCTCCCGCCCTACCCTGGTCTGCAGACCCATCTCCTGTAGCACCCCTTCCTGCTTGTGA